The stretch of DNA AAATGGATGAACTGAAACAAGGCATTTATATAGTTCATTCTACAATATGCTTTACATTATTATGCCTTACaacaaagaaaaataacaaTGGTCTGCAAGCTCCTATAAATACTGTTTTATGGCCTATTTACCATGTAGCCACAAGGTCTCTTAATGTTTACAGCTGATACAGCAGTTACCAAAGATAACCGTAAGCTTTAGTAAATGTTGAACTAGGCCTTGCAGTGTTTTGAGAGGTAAACAACAAAATCGGTCAGGATGTTTTAAGGAGGTGCGGTAAAACAAGTCGAAGAGCACACGCTGCACATACAACAAAAGGAAATAAGACCCAGAGTTGTTCCCACAATTGATTCTTATAGAGCACGTCCCTTTGGCTTAGAATCTGCTTTCTGTTTGAGATGTAGATTGAAACCACTGTGTTCCATTTATGACAGAGAGGGCAAACCGTCCAGCTGTTTCACTTACTCACACGGggcaaaagaacaaagcaaCGCTTCAACCTTTTGATGAACTTCACATAAATAGACAGGCTAAAATGCTGTAATCCCAagacaaaagaagagagagaacactgacCTTGAACAAAGTTATTCACATTGAAAAAAAGGCACACTGTGCCAAAGTGTCTATAAGATTGTGATTCCAACATCTGGAAGAAAGTGTGGCTCTGTATTTTCTGTGCACTTTGGATCAACTACCAAACTTTCAATCCATCaacactcttttctctcacttcaGGAAAGTTGTAGCAAAACACCAATTGCAAAGAAACAGTGAAGGAATGTGCCATCATATTCATATCATTAAGGAGAAGTCTGTGTCCAATCTAATCTTATAATAATTTCTCTATTCCTGTTTTCTGCAATGCTGTCTCttccaacatacagtatgtccatcaaaactatctgacacacacatttaccagaGCAACAGCAAACACAGATAACTATCTCCACACTTCCGTGACCAGAGGTCAGTGTGGGACACAGGGCCTCACTGCATTGAAAGCATGCCACACTGCCCAGCTAATAATAAGCATGTGTTGGGAAAAGCGCAAAAGACAATCTGACTTGCTGTGTGTAACTGACACAGGCTTTACTCATCAATGCAAatctgtagcctacttaatTTGTAAGTGCATCTCAATTAGAtagagtgtgtggaggagacattccctgattgattgattgataagtTACTGCAAattatatagtatagtatatatatatagtacatTCAAGTACaatagtttatttattttaccttCTTTTTGGATATTGAATGAAGAGGTCAGCATTATTGCATTGCAGTTTGGAGAGTTCTGAAGGACCTCTATTCTGCAATGTAAAACAAAAGTCACTTCAACATGGCAGCTTTACAATTTGCATTGGCTATTTTTATAATCGAATAGGCTACATTCATGTCCTTTTTAATATTTATATTTGTTAATTTGAACTGTAAGTATATTATTTAGATTTTGCAAACAAGACAATTAACAATCAGttacctttttacattttcccCAATTTAATTCTCTTTCTCCACAGAAATTGATGTGCACCACCTGACTTTCAAACCGTTCTTCTGAATTGGTTCTGCCTGTATTGACATGATCCGAGTACTGGTCAACTCATCAGCCATGAAATATCATCCTACAAAGCCCCCAAAGCAATTATGGTTGCCACTGTCCTTAAATGTATGTTGGGGGGTTATCGACATCCATGCAGCTGGGATAGtttatatgtagcctatatgtcaAACTTACCTCTAAATAGTCTTCATAGTCTGAATATTGACATGGCACCTAACTTTACTTTTGTTATCTTGCTTTCCAATTCAGTTCATAAAGTGTCAGGCATGCAGGAGATGCAgcatttttaaaacaattttAAAATGCCAAAATGTAAGGGGGAAAAACGGAAAGAAAACATGTCCTTGTATATCGCCACATCCTTGAGAAGTTATCTATAATTGGAGGTTGCAAGTGAGAGGGGGTGATAGGTGAGAGAGAACAAATGCCACTAGctatgctataggctactgtgtttgttttgcactGGACAACAGCTAGTGTCCACACAGATGCTTTTTGATGTCTTCAGTTCAGCATGGTAGATGATGGCACCACGTGATGGGCTTTCAGCATCCACTACCTCTTTGTAGCACAGAATTGAGAAATGAGATGaaaaatgagtaggctatgtgttgAAAGCAGACGGGAATGTGATGAAGGTAGTGGATAACCAGTTCATCAGTGCACAAACCGATTCTTTTGTGAATAAAATGTTGACATTTGGGGAAAAACATGGCTATTTCATTATTGAAGAtatgaataggcctatagcctacaagtTAGGCCTATGCCTTGTTTCTTATTCTTATAGTAGTCCTTATGGTACTGATTAACATAACACTGACATGGAGAGAACAATTATGAACATAATcaaaatgtttgattttttcTCTTGTTAAAAGCCAGTGGTAGCCTACTGATGAAGCATGATAATTATtcctgacagaaaaaaacagactaCATAAAGTtcataataaaaaagtaatggtgagtgaatgctctccacacaaaTATAAAACCCAGTAAATATTACTCCCTTCCCGAACTGAAATATAGATTTGAAAGCTCGATTTTTGCTCATTTAAAATGAAAACGGTCAGACCGATTTGGTTTTTCAGGTCTGAACTCGCTGATGAAGATATCTGAACTCGTCATAAACGTCTGATGTCATTACGTAAAATGCACGCCTCTGTGGTCGTTTAGTTACTTCCTGTTGTATTTGCTCAGCTAGTGAGCtaacaacaacacaagttgCTACGGGCTAGTAATGGGATTGATGTTATCAATCATTTTTACTTATTGTTAACGTCGATGTGACATTTGATCTCTCTGTTTTAAAACGTAGTCAGTTAGCAGGTTTGCTGACTGATAAGCTGTTTCGCCATAACTACTAGGTTGACGTTAGCTAACTGCTAGCGTTTCAATCGGAAGACTGCAGGCATGATGGCGTCCAGCTACAACGCAAAGGAGGAAGACGGGCATCACCCTGGAGCCTCTGGGCCAGGTGGACCAGCAGCGAACAGCAAAAAGCCCGATAATACAGCTTTTAAACAGCAACGATTGCCAGCTTGGCAACCTATTCTTACAGCAGGCACCGTTCTTCCTGCATTTTTCGTAATCGGCCTTATATTTATTCCTATCGGAATCGGTCTCTATGTCACGTCAAATAACATCAAGGAATTTGAGGTGAGTTTGTCAGGCTAATGTCAACTGTTGTATTACTACGCTTCTGCTATTCTCAGTTAACAGTTAAAttatacaaaacaaataaatgtagcAACCTGACATTTGCATGATGCCTTAATGAGTGTATCCATCAGGCGTACTGACCTGTTGATATGTTAGCATTTCATAGCATTGGCAGCCAGGAAGTCAACATAACTTAGGTATTGCAGAGCTATTCAATAATCAGTAATCATGATGATAACTTCAATATAATTTTGGCGAGGTGTCTTTGGTGTTACACCTGAGATTTGTGGAGCTGTACTGACTAATCAATGATTATTTACGATCTAGGCCTTGCCTAGGATAACGTTAGGCGTTATCTTTTGCTAGCCTTACTAAACAAGATACTCACCTACCTTTAATGAATAAAGAGACACATTGATGCCTACTGTATGAGCTGCAGTTGAGCGAGTGGTCATTTCTTAATGATCATGAGTTGCTTCCTCTTTACAGATTGATTATACGGGGATCGACATGTCCAGTCCCTGTTTCAACTGTTCTCAGAACTTCAGCTGGAATAGCACTAGACCATGTAAATGTTCTCTTCCCTTTACTTTGGACCAACCGTTCGAGGTAAGTGCCATTAATATGACCTagtcatttacattttttttttaatcatgtttCTGTTATTAATTTCATTCAACACAGTTTATTTTTGGGGGATAGACAATCAACAGgctatttattttattgatcactgtgttgaaaaaaatataattgAAAGTAATTTCAGTGTTCCTATGTTTGGTGCATTTTGCTCAAAGTTCCTCTACCTGATATTTAGGTCCCAAAATTAAGATAATTTTAAGataaagacaaaaataaaataatttgtaCACTCTCAGAAGTGCCTTATCTTTGAGGCCATGTTTGGCATTAATATCTTGAGAAGTGCTATTCCTAGCCTGCTCAAACTTGATAAAACTTTGTCAATATTTGAAGTCTCTGCAACATATGGGAAGATATTAGGATGAAACAAGGCGTGATTGCATTTTTTGCCAATGTTCATtgaaatggtaggctatataaGGAAACTAGTAGGAACACGAAAATCAAAACGGAAATAGcacagtttatagtaattttgtCCATAAAGTGATTCATACATAAATGCATTTACTTGGTTACATTGTATACCTGTGGGTTTTCATTCTGTGGGTTGCCTATGAATAATAATTTTCATTATATTAATGCTCAGACATTGCTTACCAGACAGTGTGATTTTCAGACTGTAAAGCCGAGGTAATTTCATATAAAGACATAGGATAGACAACATAGGACCCATTCTTGTTATAGATAAGATTTGATAATTTAAGAAGATacagcaacaaccttatctgaatTGACAGAGAATAACCCAGGAGATGAGTTACATGCACAGTTAAAGACAGAATGTTGTTAAGAAAAGAAATGGACTGATAAACTGTTATTTGATGTTATAGGTCATGGTGCATTACACAGTAGGCCTGTTTTTAAGGAATGCTACatattaagaaaaaaaatctacagTGTTATCAACATAAtcacacagctacagtacatcttgCACTATTTCATACAATATGCATTGTtgcattcttattttttttcttactttcACAGAGTAATGTCTTCATGTATTACGGCCTGTCAAACTTCTACCAGAACCATCGCCGCTATGTGAAATCCAGAGATGATAGCCAGCTCAATGGAGACACTTCCTCTCTCAAGGTGTGTGAAAGTATGGAGGATTTGCATGCATGGAAAAATTGTGGAGGATGAAAATTCTGTACAACCAAAATTTACATTTGCTTTTCTGTGAGTTCCATATAGTGCATGTCAAGTGCTGATTGGTTGTTTCTTAAATAAGCTTTTTAATACAAATATACCAACAGAGTCCTAGCAAGGAATGCGAGCCCTACCGTGAATCCAGCGACAAAAAGCCAATTGCCCCTTGTGGCGCCATCGCCAACAGCATGTTCAACGGTAAGGCGGATTTATCATCCAAAAACAAGCTATGTGAACAGTATAACAAGAGTGCAGATCactgatttttgttgttgtctttttcacagacactctggATTTGTACTACATCGACCCGAATGGCACTAGAACACAAATTGTCCTTGTGCAGAAAGGTATTGCGTGGTGGACAGACAAACACGTGAAGTTCAGGAATCCTGGAGGCAGTAACGCCAACCTCACAGCCAGTTTCCAAGGTATTCCCACGACAACCGAGGTCTCCTGCAGCACACGTCTTCAGCTGGCAGAAATCTTAATGTTTACAAGTCACAAGTCACACAGTAACATATTATCTGTGGCCAACCTGATTTTTGATAGTGAAATGTTCTGCCACAGTCAAACGTTTTGCCATTTAACGATGTACCACTCAAGTCCTGAAGGAAAACAGAAAAATATTACCAAGTCACAGGTCATAGAATTTTAACCAGCATACCCTGAAGTCAAGTAGTATTAGTCATTTAAAAACGTTTATCCTTCTCCAGGTACCTCAAAGCCTTTGAACTGGAATAAACCAGTTTATGAGTTGAGTGCTGATCCAGAGAACAATGGCTTCATCAATGAGGACTTCATCGTTTGGATGCGTACCGCCGCCCTTCCCACCTTCCGCAAGCTGTACCGCATCATCCAGAGGACAAACAGCATGACGCCAACACTGCCACGTGGAGAGTATATGTTGGAGGTCACCTACAGTATCCTTTTTTACTATCGGTTTGAGGAAGATGCTCATACATCTAATAACTCTGTCACTTGGGAACATGTTA from Sardina pilchardus chromosome 12, fSarPil1.1, whole genome shotgun sequence encodes:
- the LOC134098478 gene encoding cell cycle control protein 50A-like, with the translated sequence MMASSYNAKEEDGHHPGASGPGGPAANSKKPDNTAFKQQRLPAWQPILTAGTVLPAFFVIGLIFIPIGIGLYVTSNNIKEFEIDYTGIDMSSPCFNCSQNFSWNSTRPCKCSLPFTLDQPFESNVFMYYGLSNFYQNHRRYVKSRDDSQLNGDTSSLKSPSKECEPYRESSDKKPIAPCGAIANSMFNDTLDLYYIDPNGTRTQIVLVQKGIAWWTDKHVKFRNPGGSNANLTASFQGTSKPLNWNKPVYELSADPENNGFINEDFIVWMRTAALPTFRKLYRIIQRTNSMTPTLPRGEYMLEVTYNYPVRSFEGRKRMILSTISWMGGKNPFLGIAYITVGSVCFFLGVVLLIIHHKHGNRSSSSDIPN